One window from the genome of Osmerus eperlanus chromosome 3, fOsmEpe2.1, whole genome shotgun sequence encodes:
- the LOC134017026 gene encoding putative gustatory receptor clone PTE03, translating to MDNLTEVDLGLYRYLYFSICFLLYALMLSLNIMIIVIVLLERTLHEPMYVFISCLSINSLYGSTGLFPRLMVDLLSDMHLISRPACFTQIYVVCTYASYELIILGIMAYDRYVAICKPLHYNSIMNSKTVVLLVGLGWAYPICSIGSLLYLSVRLPLCGNEIARVFCVNWPVVQLSCVDTTQNNAAGLLVTITTVFLPLGFVLYTYFRIILVCQKSSTEYRGKALKTCLPHIVTFVIYSIALFCEVSLSRYKHDELNPVVTVILSLEFLIIPPILNPLVYGLNLPQIRGMILRLLQTPRIVACMLR from the coding sequence AGGTGGACCTAGGATTGTACAGATATCTTTATTTTAGTATATGTTTCCTTCTGTATGCTTTAATGTTGTCTCTAAACATCATGATCATAGTAATCGTATTGTTGGAGAGAACACTGCACGAACCCatgtatgtttttatttcatgTCTATCCATCAATTCTCTTTATGGCTCTACTGGTTTATTTCCTAGACTCATGGTGGATCTCCTCTCTGACATGCATCTAATCTCCCGTCCTGCTTGTTTTACACAGATTTATGTCGTTTGTACGTATGCATCCTATGAACTCATCATTCTGGGCATCATGGCTTATGACAGATATGTTGCAATATGTAAACCGTTACATTACAACAGCATCATGAATTCAAAGACAGTTGTTCTCTTAGTGGGTCTTGGCTGGGCCTATCCAATTTGTTCCATTGGATCTTTACTGTACCTATCTGTTAGGTTGCCGTTATGTGGTAATGAAATAGCAAGGGTTTTTTGTGTCAACTGGCCTGTAGTCCAGCTTTCATGTGTGGACACCACACAAAACAATGCTGCAGGACTGCTTGTTACTATTACAACAGTATTTTTACCACTGGGCTTTGTTTTGTATACTTACTTTAGAATTATACTTGTTTGTCAGAAAAGCTCCACTGAATACCGTGGGAAAGCCTTAAAAACATGTTTACCTCATATTGTCACATTTGTTATCTATTCCATAGCTTTGTTTTGTGAAGTATCTCTAAGTCGATATAAACATGATGAACTGAATCCAGTTGTGACTGTGATTCTGTCACTTGAGTTTTTAATAATTCCACCTATACTAAATCCACTTGTTTATGGTTTAAACCTGCCACAAATTcgaggcatgatattgagattgTTACAGACACCTAGAATAGTTGCCTGCATGTTACGATAA
- the LOC134017027 gene encoding olfactory receptor 4B13-like, which produces MTFSDNASTVTLFTLSGFDEMMEHRATFFSLTLLCYCAIILVNVALILTIILDENLHEPMYIFLCNLCISGLFGTTGFYPKFLLDLLSDLQVISNAGCLTQSFVIYCSACADVVILAVMAYDRYVAICTPLEYHSVMTKQRVTVLVYYPWLSIFCLFSVGIVITSKLRLCGSHIEKLYCTNWSIVKLSCSSITANNIIGYIAILFYVSHIILIVCSYVYLIRTCLKSIEDRGKFMQTCMPHLLSLLNVAVALLFELMYSRFGSSDLSSFQNFMAVQFLIFPPILNPLIYGLQLTQIRIRMLSFCIKSGNNNILK; this is translated from the coding sequence aTGACCTTTAGCGACAATGCATCAACAGTGACATTGTTTACTCTTTCTGGGTTTGATGAGATGATGGAACACAGAGCCACGTTCTTCTCTCTTactttactgtgttactgtgcgaTTATACTTGTAAACGTTGCTCTAATTTTGACCATCATCCTGGATGAAAACCTCCATGAGCCCATGTACATCTTCCTGTGTAACTTGTGCATCAGTGGTCTTTTTGGCACAACAGGATTCTATCCCAAGTTCCTTCTGGATCTACTGTCTGATCTGCAGGTTATCTCTAATGCAGGATGTCTCACTCAGTCTTTCGTTATATACTGTTCAGCCTGTGCAGATGTTGTTATTCTAGCAGTGATGGCTTATGACAGGTATGTGGCAATCTGTACACCACTGGAGTATCACTCTGTTATGACTAAACAGAGGGTCACTGTGTTAGTCTATTATCCCTGGCTTTCTATATTCTGTTTATTCAGTGTTGGTATAGTAATAACTAGTAAACTGAGGTTGTGTGGATCACATATAGAGAAGCTCTACTGTACTAACTGGTCTATTGTTAAACTTTCCTGCTCTTCAATTACAGCAAACAATATAATAGGGTATATTGCTATTCTGTTCTATGTTTCACATATAATATTAATTGTTTGTTCCTATGTATATCTTATCAGGACATGTTTGAAGTCTATTGAGGACAGGGGAAAGTTTATGCAGACCTGCATGCCACATTTGCTGTCATTACTCAATGTAGCAGTTGCTCTGTTGTTTGAGCTCATGTACAGTAGATTTGGATCATCAGATTTGTCAAGTTTTCAGAATTTCATGGCTGTTCAATTTTTAATATTCCCTCCAATTCTAAATCCTCTTATTTATGGTCTGCAACTGACACAGATTCGTATTCGAATGCTGAGTTTTTGTATAAAATCTGGAAACAATAACATTCTAAAATGA
- the LOC134016924 gene encoding olfactory receptor 2K2-like: MVNTLNYMTFIDNASTVTLFTLSGFDEMMGHRSTFFSLTLLCYCAIILLNVALILTIVLDENLHEPMYIFLCNLCISGLFGTTGFYPKFLFDLLSHLQVISYAGCLIQTFVIYSSSCGDFVILAVMAYDRYVAICRPLEYHSVMTRQRVAWLVSYPWLSTFSLLTVLIILTSKLRLCGSHIEKLYCANWSIVKLSCTSTTANNISGYTGILFYTGHVTFIVCSYVYLIRSCLKSIEDRGKFMQTCMPHLLSLINVTGALLFEVFYSRYGSTVISQHFQNVMAVQFLVIPPILNPLIYGLKLKQIRNRIMSLCISKRMSLKKTLQ, translated from the exons ATGGTCAACACTTTAAACT ATATGACCTTTATTGACAATGCATCGACAGTGACATTGTTTACTCTTTCTGGGTTTGATGAGATGATGGGACACAGATCCACGTTCTTCTCTCTTactttactgtgttactgtgcgaTTATACTTTTAAATGTTGCTCTAATTTTGACGATAGTCCTGGATGAAAACCTCCATGAGCCCATGTACATCTTCCTGTGTAACTTGTGCATCAGTGGACTTTTTGGCACAACAGGATTCTACCCCAAATTCCTTTTTGATCTACTGTCTCATCTGCAGGTTATCTCTTATGCAGGATGTTTGATCCAAACTTTTGTCATTTATTCTTCTTCCTGTGGAGACTTTGTAATTCTTGCAGTGATGGCTTATGACAGGTATGTGGCAATCTGTAGACCACTGGAGTATCACTCTGTTATGACCAGGCAGAGGGTTGCTTGGTTAGTGTCTTATCCTTGGCTCTCTACATTCAGTTTATTAACTGTTCTCATTATTTTAACAAGTAAACTGAGGTTATGTGGATCACATATAGAGAAGCTTTACTGTGCAAACTGGTCTATTGTTAAACTCTCTTGCACTTCAACCACAGCAAACAACATATCTGGTTATACTGGCATTCTGTTCTATACTGGGCATGTAACATTCATTGTGTGTTCCTATGTATATCTTATCAGGTCATGTTTGAAGTCTATTGAGGACAGGGGAAAGTTTATGCAGACCTGCATGCCACATTTACTGTCATTGATTAATGTAACAGGTGCTCTGCTGTTTGAGGTTTTCTACAGTAGATATGGTTCAACAGTGATATCACAACACTTTCAGAATGTTATGGCAGTACAATTTTTAGTTATTCCTCCAATTCTAAACCCACTTATTTATGGTCTTAAACTGAAGCAGATTAGAAACCGAATTATGAGTTTGTGCATAAGTAAaagaatgtcattaaaaaagacATTACAGTAA
- the LOC134017028 gene encoding putative gustatory receptor clone PTE03 yields MDNLTEVDLGLYRYLYFSICFLLYALMLSLNIMIIVIVLLERTLHEPMYVFISCLSINSLYGSTGLFPRLMVDLLSDMHLISRPACFTQIYVVCTYASYELIILGIMAYDRYVAICKPLHYNSIMNSKTVVLLVGLGWAYPICSIGSLLYLSVRLPLCGNEIARVFCVNWPVVQLSCVDTTQNNAAGLLVTITTVFLPLGFVLYTYFRIILVCQKSSTEYRGKALKTCLPHIVTFVIYSIALFCEVSLSRYKHDELNPVVTVILSLEFLIIPPILNPLVYGLNLPQIRGMILRLLQTPRIVACMLR; encoded by the exons ATGGACAATCTGACAG AGGTGGACCTAGGATTGTACAGATATCTTTATTTTAGTATATGTTTCCTTCTGTATGCTTTAATGTTGTCTCTAAACATCATGATCATAGTAATCGTATTGTTGGAGAGAACACTGCACGAACCCatgtatgtttttatttcatgTCTATCCATCAATTCTCTTTATGGCTCTACTGGTTTATTTCCTAGACTCATGGTGGATCTCCTCTCTGACATGCATCTAATCTCCCGTCCTGCTTGTTTTACACAGATTTATGTCGTTTGTACGTATGCATCCTATGAACTCATCATTCTGGGCATCATGGCTTATGACAGATATGTTGCAATATGTAAACCGTTACATTACAACAGCATCATGAATTCAAAGACAGTTGTTCTCTTAGTGGGTCTTGGCTGGGCCTATCCAATTTGTTCCATTGGATCTTTACTGTACCTATCTGTTAGGTTGCCGTTATGTGGTAATGAAATAGCAAGGGTTTTTTGTGTCAACTGGCCTGTAGTCCAGCTTTCATGTGTGGACACCACACAAAACAATGCTGCAGGACTGCTTGTTACTATTACAACAGTATTTTTACCACTGGGCTTTGTTTTGTATACTTACTTTAGAATTATACTTGTTTGTCAGAAAAGCTCCACTGAATACCGTGGGAAAGCCTTAAAAACATGTTTACCTCATATTGTCACATTTGTTATCTATTCCATAGCTTTGTTTTGTGAAGTATCTCTAAGTCGATATAAACATGATGAACTGAATCCAGTTGTGACTGTGATTCTGTCACTTGAGTTTTTAATAATTCCACCTATACTAAATCCACTTGTTTATGGTTTAAACCTGCCACAAATTcgaggcatgatattgagattgTTACAGACACCTAGAATAGTTGCCTGCATGTTACGATAA
- the LOC134017029 gene encoding olfactory receptor 1D2-like, which translates to MTYSDNASTVTWFTLSGFDEMMGQRATFFSLTLLCYCVIILVNVALILTIVLDENLHEPMYIFLCNLCISGLFGTTGFYPKFLLDLLSDMQVISHAGCLTQSFVIYCSACADVVILAVMAYDRYVACRPLEYHSVMTKQRVTVLVYYPWLSIFCLFSVAIVITSKLRLCGSHIEKLYCANWLIVKLSCSSITANNIIGYIGILFYVVHILLIICSYAYLIRSCLKSIEKRGKFMQTCMPHLLSLINVAVALLFELMYSRFGSSDLSQSFQNFMAVQFLIFPPILNPLIYGLQLTQIRIRMLSFCIKSGKNNILK; encoded by the coding sequence ATGACCTATAGCGACAATGCATCAACAGTGACATGGTTTACTCTTTCTGGGTTTGATGAGATGATGGGACAAAGAGCCACATTCTTCTCTCTTactttactgtgttactgtgtgattATACTAGTAAATGTTGCTCTCATTTTGACGATAGTCCTGGATGAAAACCTCCATGAGCCCATGTACATCTTCCTGTGTAACTTGTGCATCAGTGGCCTGTTTGGCACAACAGGATTTTACCCCAAGTTTCTTCTGGATCTACTGTCTGATATGCAGGTTATCTCTCATGCAGGATGTCTAACTCAGTCTTTCGTTATATACTGTTCAGCCTGTGCAGATGTTGTTATTCTAGCAGTGATGGCTTACGACAGGTATGTGGCCTGTAGACCACTGGAGTATCACTCTGTTATGACTAAACAGAGGGTCACTGTGTTAGTCTATTATCCATGGCTCTCTATATTCTGTTTATTCTCTGTTGCTATAGTAATAACTAGTAAACTGAGGTTGTGTGGATCACATATAGAGAAGCTCTACTGTGCAAACTGGCTTATTGTTAAACTATCTTGCTCTTCAATTACAGCAAACAATATTATAGGGTATATTGGCATTCTGTTCTATGTGGTACATATACTATTAATTATATGTTCATATGCTTATCTGATCAGGTCATGTTTAAAGTCTATTGAGAAAAGGGGGAAATTTATGCAGACCTGCATGCCACATTTACTGTCCTTAATTAATGTAGCAGTTGCTCTGTTGTTTGAGCTCATGTACAGTAGATTTGGATCATCAGATTTGTCACAAAGCTTTCAGAATTTCATGGCTGTTCAATTTTTAATATTCCCTCCAATTCTAAATCCTCTTATTTATGGTCTGCAACTGACACAGATTCGTATTCGAATGCTGAGTTTTTGTATAAAATCTGGAAAAAATAACATTCTAAAATGA